A window of the Acidimicrobiales bacterium genome harbors these coding sequences:
- a CDS encoding NAD(P)/FAD-dependent oxidoreductase encodes MTEVAVDRPDDFDAIIVGGGHNGLVCGAYLARAGRRVLVVEARDTVGGCAGTDHAVGAKVNLCNCDHAMVRSVPLVEELQLDRRGLTYLDLTPSMLGLGWDAPGPIAIFHEVEQTLEVLAVSHPHEVDNYRRYAQVAVPAAQLLTEMASAPPSAAGLLRRAIGRNSRAAITLAQWSRRSVGDVLRSYFTSDGLLGPAMAAGPAVWGLSPETPGTGLGALAWAFKHVLHTGRPIGGSGALTDAIAASLKSFGGSIVTGAPVATILCEGASVVGVETADGRSFRAPTVVVASDPREAIVRYLSNPPSSAKDFVDKWRNRTPQEGYESKIDARISAVPTWRYHDDRYSNAGLADPSSASTLVAPPLSEIHRGFELMQRGQILERPMLFVNVPSINDPTLAPAGEHVLSIEVLFTPYSFTGGWEDASEPERWLDVTSTLFAPGFTDSILDWRAMTPAVYERDLHLPKGHATSFAGGPLAAILGRDRELTRYLTPIDGLFVTGAATFPGAGVWGASGRNAATVILDRTS; translated from the coding sequence GTGACCGAAGTCGCCGTCGATCGTCCCGATGACTTCGATGCGATCATCGTCGGTGGCGGCCACAACGGTCTCGTCTGTGGTGCCTATCTGGCCCGAGCCGGCCGCCGGGTGCTCGTGGTCGAGGCCCGCGACACCGTTGGTGGGTGCGCCGGCACCGACCACGCCGTCGGGGCCAAGGTCAACCTGTGCAACTGTGACCACGCGATGGTGCGGTCGGTGCCGTTGGTCGAGGAACTGCAACTCGATCGCCGCGGGCTCACCTACCTCGACCTGACGCCGTCGATGCTCGGACTCGGGTGGGACGCGCCGGGACCCATCGCCATCTTCCACGAGGTCGAGCAGACGCTCGAGGTCCTCGCAGTGAGCCACCCTCACGAGGTCGACAACTATCGGCGCTACGCCCAGGTGGCCGTGCCGGCTGCGCAGCTGCTGACCGAGATGGCGTCCGCTCCACCATCGGCTGCCGGATTGCTGCGTCGGGCCATCGGCCGGAACTCCCGGGCCGCCATCACGCTGGCCCAGTGGTCGCGCCGTTCGGTCGGCGACGTCTTGCGAAGCTACTTCACGTCCGACGGTCTGCTGGGCCCGGCCATGGCCGCCGGCCCGGCGGTGTGGGGTCTGTCCCCCGAGACCCCCGGCACCGGCCTGGGAGCGCTCGCGTGGGCCTTCAAACACGTGCTGCACACCGGTCGGCCGATCGGCGGCAGTGGGGCGCTCACCGACGCCATCGCTGCGTCGCTCAAGTCATTCGGCGGCAGCATCGTCACCGGTGCACCGGTGGCGACCATCCTGTGCGAGGGTGCATCCGTCGTCGGCGTCGAAACCGCCGACGGTCGGTCGTTCCGTGCCCCCACCGTCGTCGTCGCCAGCGACCCGCGCGAAGCGATCGTGCGCTACCTCAGTAACCCTCCATCGTCGGCGAAGGACTTCGTCGACAAGTGGCGGAACCGCACGCCGCAGGAAGGCTACGAATCGAAGATCGACGCTCGGATTTCGGCGGTGCCGACCTGGCGCTACCACGACGACCGCTACTCCAACGCCGGCCTTGCCGACCCGTCGTCGGCATCGACGCTCGTTGCACCGCCGTTGTCAGAGATCCACCGGGGGTTCGAGCTCATGCAGCGAGGTCAGATCCTCGAACGGCCGATGCTGTTCGTCAACGTGCCGTCGATCAACGACCCCACGCTGGCTCCTGCCGGGGAGCACGTGCTCAGCATCGAGGTGCTGTTCACCCCGTATTCCTTCACCGGCGGCTGGGAAGACGCGAGTGAACCCGAGCGCTGGCTCGACGTGACGTCGACCCTGTTCGCACCCGGGTTCACCGATTCGATTCTCGATTGGCGGGCCATGACGCCTGCGGTCTACGAGCGTGACCTGCACCTTCCGAAGGGACATGCCACCTCGTTCGCCGGCGGTCCACTGGCGGCGATCCTCGGACGGGACCGTGAACTCACCCGCTATCTGACGCCGATCGATGGGTTGTTCGTCACCGGCGCCGCCACGTTCCCGGGAGCGGGTGTGTGGGGCGCGTCGGGCCGCAACGCGGCCACGGTGATCCTCGATCGGACCAGCTGA
- a CDS encoding type II secretion system protein — MQPQTNRTEKHDGEDGFTLIEVMVVVLIIGILLAIGVPTFLGARTRAQDRAAQTSLRIAQSSSMVIFTDNADLTQATTTNLSASEPGITWVDAVTASAAPTTVSVLPDAATDWYGAAMSASGTCFTIHVDAAGAVEYGQTTNACTGTQAKSPTSAGW, encoded by the coding sequence ATGCAGCCTCAAACGAATCGAACCGAGAAACACGACGGTGAAGATGGCTTCACCCTCATCGAGGTGATGGTGGTCGTCCTGATCATCGGCATCCTCCTCGCCATCGGCGTGCCCACCTTCCTCGGTGCGCGGACCCGGGCCCAGGATCGGGCCGCCCAGACGTCGCTGCGTATCGCCCAGAGCTCCTCCATGGTGATCTTCACCGACAACGCCGACCTCACGCAGGCCACGACCACGAACCTGTCGGCCAGCGAGCCGGGCATCACCTGGGTCGATGCCGTGACCGCTTCTGCCGCCCCGACCACCGTGAGTGTGCTCCCCGACGCGGCCACCGACTGGTACGGCGCTGCGATGTCGGCCTCCGGCACCTGCTTCACGATCCACGTGGATGCCGCCGGTGCGGTCGAGTACGGCCAGACCACCAACGCCTGTACCGGCACCCAGGCCAAGTCGCCGACCTCGGCCGGCTGGTAG
- a CDS encoding creatininase family protein produces MTRPEPTSGGTRRLSELRASDLADHIGEESILVLPVGAVEQHGPHLPFNTDLVIASACAEEVVARAGDELDLWLLEPLAYTKSNEHSGTPGTVWLGPQTLLAVLDDIGRSIATTPARKLAFLNGHGGNSSLLNVACRELRLHHGLETFLLHPAVPPDQGGPSAEEELGMGIHGGIDETSLMLHLRPELVRMDLATRNIPEHLADNAHVRFGGGVSFGWLASDFGPDGHIGDPTLATAERGAIAWSATIERLVDAFTEVKHFRYRS; encoded by the coding sequence ATGACACGGCCCGAACCGACGTCTGGGGGCACCCGGCGACTCTCCGAACTGCGTGCGTCCGACCTCGCCGACCACATCGGCGAGGAATCGATCCTGGTGCTGCCGGTCGGCGCGGTCGAGCAGCACGGACCGCACCTTCCGTTCAACACCGATCTGGTGATCGCCTCGGCGTGTGCCGAGGAGGTGGTGGCACGTGCCGGCGATGAGCTGGATCTGTGGCTGCTCGAACCGCTGGCCTACACGAAGTCGAACGAACACTCGGGCACACCGGGCACCGTGTGGCTCGGACCGCAGACGCTGCTCGCCGTGCTCGACGACATTGGTCGCTCGATCGCCACGACGCCCGCCCGCAAGCTGGCCTTCCTGAACGGCCATGGCGGCAACTCGTCGCTCCTCAATGTGGCGTGCCGCGAACTGCGCCTGCACCACGGTTTGGAGACCTTCCTGCTGCACCCTGCCGTTCCGCCCGACCAGGGCGGCCCGTCCGCCGAGGAGGAGCTCGGCATGGGGATCCACGGCGGGATCGACGAGACGTCGCTGATGCTGCATCTGCGACCCGAGCTGGTGCGCATGGACCTCGCAACACGCAACATTCCCGAGCATCTCGCCGACAACGCGCACGTCCGCTTCGGTGGGGGCGTGTCGTTCGGGTGGCTGGCGTCGGACTTCGGCCCGGACGGTCACATCGGCGACCCGACACTGGCGACGGCCGAGCGAGGTGCCATCGCCTGGTCCGCGACGATCGAGCGGCTGGTCGATGCGTTCACCGAGGTGAAGCACTTCCGCTATCGCTCCTGA
- a CDS encoding type II secretion system F family protein yields the protein MTSTILDTETPTESTTPGAPRTAPRRRRRAVGTPTPTAAPPSGTGRPLETFDYVAVDNNGQRVSGQLTAASPREAIDRIRRQQLRPVRLRTSRTSLFQREFSIPGIGATVKPRELAAFTRQFATMVGAGIPLIRSLTVLAQQNDNPIMVRVLEQVRFDVEAGDSLSRSITRHPRVFDHLYCSMVAAGEESGALEEVLRQLATSQERAVLVRQKIRSAMSYPTAVLVMVTGVIAVMLRFVVPRFATIYTDLGGTLPLPTRILVAASDLVVRRSVPLVLVITLMVFAFRRWKRSDDGRFRWDSLKLRLPLLGGLIHKTVLARFGRTMAVLTSAGVPVLDTFAIASQTVGNAAVTRALERVRDAIQRGEPIGPTMLAEPLFPGTMVQLISVGEESGSLDQMFSIVGDTYEEEVAAAVDGFSSLIEPLLMGLIGLVVGGMVISLYLPMFRIIDFVQ from the coding sequence ATGACTTCGACGATCCTCGACACCGAAACACCGACCGAGTCGACGACGCCGGGCGCACCGCGCACGGCCCCTCGTCGCCGACGCCGCGCCGTCGGCACGCCGACACCGACCGCGGCACCGCCGTCCGGGACAGGCCGTCCGCTCGAGACCTTCGACTACGTCGCCGTTGACAACAACGGCCAGCGGGTCAGCGGGCAGCTCACCGCCGCGTCGCCACGTGAGGCGATCGATCGCATCCGGCGACAGCAACTCCGACCGGTCCGACTGCGCACGTCACGAACCTCGCTGTTCCAACGTGAGTTCTCGATCCCCGGCATCGGGGCGACCGTCAAGCCACGCGAACTCGCCGCCTTCACGCGTCAGTTCGCAACGATGGTCGGGGCCGGCATACCCCTGATCCGCTCCCTCACGGTGCTGGCCCAACAGAACGACAACCCGATCATGGTGCGAGTGCTCGAACAGGTTCGTTTCGATGTGGAAGCCGGGGACTCGCTCAGTCGGTCGATCACCCGACACCCGCGCGTGTTCGACCATCTCTACTGCTCGATGGTCGCCGCTGGTGAGGAGTCGGGAGCCCTCGAGGAGGTGCTCCGCCAGCTCGCCACCTCGCAGGAACGCGCAGTGCTGGTTCGTCAGAAGATCCGCTCGGCCATGTCGTACCCGACCGCCGTCCTGGTGATGGTGACGGGCGTGATCGCCGTGATGCTCCGCTTCGTGGTGCCTCGTTTCGCCACGATCTACACCGATCTCGGCGGCACACTTCCCCTGCCGACCCGGATCCTCGTTGCCGCATCGGATCTCGTGGTCCGCCGATCGGTTCCGCTGGTCCTCGTCATCACGCTGATGGTCTTCGCCTTCCGACGCTGGAAGCGCAGCGATGACGGCCGTTTCCGCTGGGACTCGCTCAAGCTACGCCTCCCCCTGCTCGGCGGGCTGATCCACAAGACGGTGCTCGCTCGCTTCGGTCGGACCATGGCGGTCCTCACCTCTGCTGGCGTTCCGGTGCTCGACACCTTTGCCATTGCCTCCCAGACCGTCGGCAACGCCGCGGTGACCCGTGCCCTCGAACGGGTGCGAGACGCCATCCAGCGAGGCGAGCCGATCGGACCGACCATGCTCGCCGAGCCGCTCTTCCCAGGCACGATGGTGCAGCTCATCAGCGTCGGCGAGGAGTCGGGTTCGCTCGATCAGATGTTCTCGATCGTCGGCGACACCTACGAAGAAGAAGTGGCGGCCGCCGTCGACGGCTTCTCGTCGCTCATCGAGCCACTCCTGATGGGACTCATCGGGCTCGTCGTCGGCGGCATGGTGATCTCGCTGTACCTGCCGATGTTCCGCATCATCGACTTCGTCCAGTAG
- a CDS encoding amidohydrolase family protein, producing the protein MRIGDRADRSSLEAAGYLVLSAPAEPHAHLDKALTADRVLNPAGDLLGAINAWIQHRSTIAKADFVERATRALEMGLANGTTAVRTHLDIGSDIGTTGVEALLDVKAAMAGRVDLQLVGLVSSITDRRLGPGNRAALIDAIDLGLDVVGGVPHLEPDPRTALEWLMEQADTRALPLDLHTDENLEPGSLDLETLAERVLAEGFGHGVVASHCVSLGIQPAEVQRRVAEKVAAAGVAVVALPQTNLFLQARGVVTAPPRGLTAVAALTAAGVDVAAGADNLQDPFCLVGRADAFETAALMVMTAHLTPEAAYGAVSTNARRAMGLGPTDDLLAVRAASLREAIASAPHDRVVVRDGAVVACAQER; encoded by the coding sequence ATGAGGATCGGTGATCGCGCTGACCGGTCGTCGTTGGAGGCAGCCGGCTACCTCGTGCTGTCGGCACCGGCCGAACCACATGCCCATCTCGACAAGGCCCTCACCGCCGATCGAGTCCTGAATCCCGCCGGCGATCTGCTCGGTGCCATCAACGCGTGGATCCAGCACCGGTCCACCATTGCCAAGGCCGACTTCGTCGAGCGAGCCACACGTGCGCTCGAGATGGGCTTGGCCAACGGCACCACGGCGGTGCGCACCCACCTCGACATCGGATCCGACATCGGCACCACCGGCGTCGAAGCGTTGCTCGACGTGAAGGCGGCGATGGCCGGCCGAGTCGACCTCCAACTGGTCGGCCTTGTCAGTTCGATCACCGATCGTCGGCTCGGGCCCGGCAACCGTGCGGCGTTGATCGATGCGATCGATCTGGGTCTCGACGTCGTCGGCGGCGTGCCCCACCTCGAACCCGACCCACGGACAGCGCTCGAGTGGCTCATGGAGCAGGCCGACACTCGCGCCCTCCCGCTCGACCTCCACACCGACGAGAATCTCGAGCCTGGCTCGCTCGACCTCGAGACCCTGGCCGAGCGGGTGCTCGCCGAAGGCTTCGGCCACGGTGTCGTGGCCAGCCACTGCGTAAGCCTCGGCATCCAACCCGCCGAGGTCCAGCGTCGTGTGGCCGAGAAGGTGGCGGCAGCAGGAGTTGCCGTCGTTGCCCTGCCCCAGACCAACCTCTTTCTTCAGGCTCGTGGTGTGGTCACCGCGCCGCCTCGAGGCCTGACAGCGGTCGCGGCGCTGACCGCTGCCGGCGTCGACGTGGCCGCCGGTGCCGACAACCTGCAAGACCCGTTCTGTCTGGTCGGCCGAGCCGACGCGTTCGAGACGGCAGCGCTCATGGTGATGACGGCACACCTCACCCCCGAAGCGGCCTACGGGGCGGTGTCGACCAACGCCCGCCGGGCCATGGGGCTCGGTCCGACTGACGACCTTCTCGCCGTTCGTGCCGCGTCGCTCCGAGAGGCGATCGCCTCGGCACCGCACGATCGTGTCGTCGTGCGGGACGGTGCCGTGGTGGCGTGCGCTCAGGAGCGATAG